In the genome of Acidimicrobiales bacterium, the window CCGGGCCCTTCGGCTCGGGGTGGTGGTAGATCGGGGCGTTGTTGCGAAGGAACGTGAACCAGTCGTGGGGGACACCTCGAGTGAAACGGTCCCGGTCCAGCAGGTCGATGTCCTCGAGCTTCACGTCGCCCTCCCCCTGGACATTGAAACGCGTTCTGTTTGTAGCACCCTAAGGGCTTTGGTGTCGAGGGCGCCGGCGGCGGGGTAGCCCCCCGCGCGAGCGGTTACAATCGAAACGCGTTCTATTTTTTGGTGACGAGCCGGGAGGGCACGTGAAGAGCGAGCTGTGCGAAATGCTGGGCATCGAATTCCCGATATTCGCCTTCACCCACTGTCGCGACGTCGCGGCAGCGGTGAGCCGTGCTGGGGGCATGGGAGTGCTGGGCGCTCTCGCGTTCTCCCCCGAGCAACTCGAGATCGAGCTGTCTTGGATCGACGAGCACTGCGGGGGCAAGCCGTACGGAGTCGACGTGGTGATGCCCGTCAAGAGCGCCGACCGCGAGGCCGGGCTCCATGACGAGAAGCAGCTCGCCCAGCAGCTGCGCGGAATGATCAGTCAGGCCCACTGGGACTACGTGGAGAAAATCCTCGCCGACCATGGTGTGCCCCCGCTCTCCGAGGAGCCGGACGCCGGTTCGAGCGCCGGAGACCCTCTGAGCTCAGGGGTTCTCGGTTGGACCGAGGCTACGGGTACCCCGCTCATCGACGTCGCCCTGGCTCATCCGATCTCGCTGCTGGCGAGCGCTCTCGGCCCCCCACCGAAGGAGGCGATCGACCGCGCGCACGAGCAGGGAGTGCAGGTTGCGGCCCTGATCGGGCGGGTCGAGCAGGCGGTCCGTGACGTGCAGAAGGGCGTCGACATCATCATCGCTCAGGGGTACGAGGCGGGAGGCCACACCGGAGAGGTCGCGAGCATGGTGCTCGTGCCAGATGTCGTCGATGCGGTGGCGCCTGTTCCCGTTCTGGCCGCGGGCGGTATCGCGACCGGACGCCAGATGGCTGCCGCGATGGCGCTCGGAGCGCAGGGAGTCTGGACCGGGTCGATCTGGTTGACGGTCAGCGAGGCGAATACCGGCGAGATCGCAATGGACAAGCTGCTCGCGGCGTCGTCCACCGACACCGTGCGTTCCAGGGCTCTCACCGGGAAGCCGGCACGCCAGCTGCGCACCGCGTGGACCGAGGCGTGGGAAGCACCGGAATCGCCGGGCACCCTGCCCATGCCCCTGCAGTTCATCCTCAACAACTACGCCATGCGCCGGATACAGCGTTCCAATAATCGGGAGCTC includes:
- a CDS encoding nitronate monooxygenase family protein, with product MKSELCEMLGIEFPIFAFTHCRDVAAAVSRAGGMGVLGALAFSPEQLEIELSWIDEHCGGKPYGVDVVMPVKSADREAGLHDEKQLAQQLRGMISQAHWDYVEKILADHGVPPLSEEPDAGSSAGDPLSSGVLGWTEATGTPLIDVALAHPISLLASALGPPPKEAIDRAHEQGVQVAALIGRVEQAVRDVQKGVDIIIAQGYEAGGHTGEVASMVLVPDVVDAVAPVPVLAAGGIATGRQMAAAMALGAQGVWTGSIWLTVSEANTGEIAMDKLLAASSTDTVRSRALTGKPARQLRTAWTEAWEAPESPGTLPMPLQFILNNYAMRRIQRSNNRELTGMPVGQVVSRMNKVRPSKDVIYDMVEEYIDTMTRLAQETTTA